A genome region from Taeniopygia guttata chromosome 5, bTaeGut7.mat, whole genome shotgun sequence includes the following:
- the PAX9 gene encoding paired box protein Pax-9 isoform X1 — MEPAFGEVNQLGGVFVNGRPLPNAIRLRIVELAQLGIRPCDISRQLRVSHGCVSKILARYNETGSILPGAIGGSKPRVTTPTVVKHIRTYKQRDPGIFAWEIRDRLLADGVCDKYNVPSVSSISRILRNKIGNLSQQSHYESYKQHQPPPQPALSYNHIYPYPSPIAAAGAKVSTPPGVPAIPSAMAMPRTWPSSHSVTDILGIRSITDQAVNDTSPYPSPKVEEWSSLGRNSFHPPTQHAVNGLEKSSLEQEAKYSQVIWMAPNSNPICETCLLLATCFHSQNTVPCPPTHMASGHSTRMKLIKKVREAPNGLPAVSSFVSAPAMPPYATPAQVSPYMPYSAAPSSYMASHGWQHAGGTPLSPHSCDIPASLAFKGMQTAREGSHSVTASAL; from the exons ATGG AACCTGCCTTCGGGGAAGTGAACCAGCTCGGGGGGGTGTTTGTCAACGGGAGACCCCTGCCCAATGCCATCAGGCTGCGGATTGTGGAACTGGCGCAACTGGGTATCAGGCCGTGTGACATCAGCCGGCAGCTCCGCGTTTCCCACGGCTGTGTCAGCAAAATCCTGGCTCGCTACAACGAGACCGGCTCCATCCTACCGGGGGCTATCGGCGGCAGCAAGCCTCGGGTCACCACTCCCACGGTGGTAAAACATATCCGGACCTACAAACAAAGGGATCCGGGCATCTTCGCCTGGGAGATCCGGGATCGCCTGCTGGCCGATGGCGTGTGTGACAAGTACAACGTGCCGTCGGTTAGCTCCATCAGCCGCATCCTCCGGAACAAAATCGGGAACCTGTCTCAGCAGAGTCACTACGAGTCTTACAAGCAGCACCAGCCGCCCCCACAGCCTGCTCTGTCCTACAACCACATCTACCCCTACCCCAGCCCCATCGCTGCTGCAGGAGCCAAGGTGTCCACACCTCCCGGAGTGCCGGCGATCCCCAGCGCCATGGCCATGCCCAGGACGTGGCCGTCCTCTCACTCGGTGACGGACATCCTGGGGATCCGGTCCATCACAGACCAAG caGTGAATGACACTTCGCCTTACCCCAGCCCCAAGGTGGAGGAATGGAGCAGCTTGGGCCGAAACAGCTTCCACCCGCCGACCCAGCATGCCGTGAACGGGTTGGAGAAGAGCTCCCTCGAGCAGGAGGCCAAGTACAGCCAG GTGATCTGGATGGCACCCAATTCGAACCCCATTTGTGAGACCTGCCTCTTACTGGCCACCTGCTTCCACAGCCAAAACACAGTGCCCTGTCCACCAACCCACATGGCTTCAGGGCACTCCACCCGGATGAAACTAATAAAGAAAGTCAGAGAG GCACCCAATGGCCTCCCAGCCGTCAGCAGTTTCGTTTCCGCACCAGCGATGCCTCCCTACGCCACCCCGGCCCAAGTGTCACCTTACATGCCGTACAGTGCCGCTCCATCCAGCTACATGGCGAGCCATGGctggcagcacgctgggggcaccccgctgtccccccacAGCTGCGACATCCCCGCCTCGCTGGCCTTCAAGGGCATGCAGactgccagggagggcagccaCTCCGTCACGGCCTCCGCCCTCTGA
- the PAX9 gene encoding paired box protein Pax-9 isoform X5, whose protein sequence is MEPAFGEVNQLGGVFVNGRPLPNAIRLRIVELAQLGIRPCDISRQLRVSHGCVSKILARYNETGSILPGAIGGSKPRVTTPTVVKHIRTYKQRDPGIFAWEIRDRLLADGVCDKYNVPSVSSISRILRNKIGNLSQQSHYESYKQHQPPPQPALSYNHIYPYPSPIAAAGAKVSTPPGVPAIPSAMAMPRTWPSSHSVTDILGIRSITDQAVNDTSPYPSPKVEEWSSLGRNSFHPPTQHAVNGLEKSSLEQEAKYSQIHVEETFVARVRW, encoded by the exons ATGG AACCTGCCTTCGGGGAAGTGAACCAGCTCGGGGGGGTGTTTGTCAACGGGAGACCCCTGCCCAATGCCATCAGGCTGCGGATTGTGGAACTGGCGCAACTGGGTATCAGGCCGTGTGACATCAGCCGGCAGCTCCGCGTTTCCCACGGCTGTGTCAGCAAAATCCTGGCTCGCTACAACGAGACCGGCTCCATCCTACCGGGGGCTATCGGCGGCAGCAAGCCTCGGGTCACCACTCCCACGGTGGTAAAACATATCCGGACCTACAAACAAAGGGATCCGGGCATCTTCGCCTGGGAGATCCGGGATCGCCTGCTGGCCGATGGCGTGTGTGACAAGTACAACGTGCCGTCGGTTAGCTCCATCAGCCGCATCCTCCGGAACAAAATCGGGAACCTGTCTCAGCAGAGTCACTACGAGTCTTACAAGCAGCACCAGCCGCCCCCACAGCCTGCTCTGTCCTACAACCACATCTACCCCTACCCCAGCCCCATCGCTGCTGCAGGAGCCAAGGTGTCCACACCTCCCGGAGTGCCGGCGATCCCCAGCGCCATGGCCATGCCCAGGACGTGGCCGTCCTCTCACTCGGTGACGGACATCCTGGGGATCCGGTCCATCACAGACCAAG caGTGAATGACACTTCGCCTTACCCCAGCCCCAAGGTGGAGGAATGGAGCAGCTTGGGCCGAAACAGCTTCCACCCGCCGACCCAGCATGCCGTGAACGGGTTGGAGAAGAGCTCCCTCGAGCAGGAGGCCAAGTACAGCCAG ATCCATGTAGAGGAGACTTTTGTAGCTCGTGTTCGGTGGTGA
- the PAX9 gene encoding paired box protein Pax-9 isoform X3 — translation MEPAFGEVNQLGGVFVNGRPLPNAIRLRIVELAQLGIRPCDISRQLRVSHGCVSKILARYNETGSILPGAIGGSKPRVTTPTVVKHIRTYKQRDPGIFAWEIRDRLLADGVCDKYNVPSVSSISRILRNKIGNLSQQSHYESYKQHQPPPQPALSYNHIYPYPSPIAAAGAKVSTPPGVPAIPSAMAMPRTWPSSHSVTDILGIRSITDQAVNDTSPYPSPKVEEWSSLGRNSFHPPTQHAVNGLEKSSLEQEAKYSQAPNGLPAVSSFVSAPAMPPYATPAQVSPYMPYSAAPSSYMASHGWQHAGGTPLSPHSCDIPASLAFKGMQTAREGSHSVTASAL, via the exons ATGG AACCTGCCTTCGGGGAAGTGAACCAGCTCGGGGGGGTGTTTGTCAACGGGAGACCCCTGCCCAATGCCATCAGGCTGCGGATTGTGGAACTGGCGCAACTGGGTATCAGGCCGTGTGACATCAGCCGGCAGCTCCGCGTTTCCCACGGCTGTGTCAGCAAAATCCTGGCTCGCTACAACGAGACCGGCTCCATCCTACCGGGGGCTATCGGCGGCAGCAAGCCTCGGGTCACCACTCCCACGGTGGTAAAACATATCCGGACCTACAAACAAAGGGATCCGGGCATCTTCGCCTGGGAGATCCGGGATCGCCTGCTGGCCGATGGCGTGTGTGACAAGTACAACGTGCCGTCGGTTAGCTCCATCAGCCGCATCCTCCGGAACAAAATCGGGAACCTGTCTCAGCAGAGTCACTACGAGTCTTACAAGCAGCACCAGCCGCCCCCACAGCCTGCTCTGTCCTACAACCACATCTACCCCTACCCCAGCCCCATCGCTGCTGCAGGAGCCAAGGTGTCCACACCTCCCGGAGTGCCGGCGATCCCCAGCGCCATGGCCATGCCCAGGACGTGGCCGTCCTCTCACTCGGTGACGGACATCCTGGGGATCCGGTCCATCACAGACCAAG caGTGAATGACACTTCGCCTTACCCCAGCCCCAAGGTGGAGGAATGGAGCAGCTTGGGCCGAAACAGCTTCCACCCGCCGACCCAGCATGCCGTGAACGGGTTGGAGAAGAGCTCCCTCGAGCAGGAGGCCAAGTACAGCCAG GCACCCAATGGCCTCCCAGCCGTCAGCAGTTTCGTTTCCGCACCAGCGATGCCTCCCTACGCCACCCCGGCCCAAGTGTCACCTTACATGCCGTACAGTGCCGCTCCATCCAGCTACATGGCGAGCCATGGctggcagcacgctgggggcaccccgctgtccccccacAGCTGCGACATCCCCGCCTCGCTGGCCTTCAAGGGCATGCAGactgccagggagggcagccaCTCCGTCACGGCCTCCGCCCTCTGA
- the PAX9 gene encoding paired box protein Pax-9 isoform X2 translates to MEPAFGEVNQLGGVFVNGRPLPNAIRLRIVELAQLGIRPCDISRQLRVSHGCVSKILARYNETGSILPGAIGGSKPRVTTPTVVKHIRTYKQRDPGIFAWEIRDRLLADGVCDKYNVPSVSSISRILRNKIGNLSQQSHYESYKQHQPPPQPALSYNHIYPYPSPIAAAGAKVSTPPGVPAIPSAMAMPRTWPSSHSVTDILGIRSITDQVNDTSPYPSPKVEEWSSLGRNSFHPPTQHAVNGLEKSSLEQEAKYSQVIWMAPNSNPICETCLLLATCFHSQNTVPCPPTHMASGHSTRMKLIKKVREAPNGLPAVSSFVSAPAMPPYATPAQVSPYMPYSAAPSSYMASHGWQHAGGTPLSPHSCDIPASLAFKGMQTAREGSHSVTASAL, encoded by the exons ATGG AACCTGCCTTCGGGGAAGTGAACCAGCTCGGGGGGGTGTTTGTCAACGGGAGACCCCTGCCCAATGCCATCAGGCTGCGGATTGTGGAACTGGCGCAACTGGGTATCAGGCCGTGTGACATCAGCCGGCAGCTCCGCGTTTCCCACGGCTGTGTCAGCAAAATCCTGGCTCGCTACAACGAGACCGGCTCCATCCTACCGGGGGCTATCGGCGGCAGCAAGCCTCGGGTCACCACTCCCACGGTGGTAAAACATATCCGGACCTACAAACAAAGGGATCCGGGCATCTTCGCCTGGGAGATCCGGGATCGCCTGCTGGCCGATGGCGTGTGTGACAAGTACAACGTGCCGTCGGTTAGCTCCATCAGCCGCATCCTCCGGAACAAAATCGGGAACCTGTCTCAGCAGAGTCACTACGAGTCTTACAAGCAGCACCAGCCGCCCCCACAGCCTGCTCTGTCCTACAACCACATCTACCCCTACCCCAGCCCCATCGCTGCTGCAGGAGCCAAGGTGTCCACACCTCCCGGAGTGCCGGCGATCCCCAGCGCCATGGCCATGCCCAGGACGTGGCCGTCCTCTCACTCGGTGACGGACATCCTGGGGATCCGGTCCATCACAGACCAAG TGAATGACACTTCGCCTTACCCCAGCCCCAAGGTGGAGGAATGGAGCAGCTTGGGCCGAAACAGCTTCCACCCGCCGACCCAGCATGCCGTGAACGGGTTGGAGAAGAGCTCCCTCGAGCAGGAGGCCAAGTACAGCCAG GTGATCTGGATGGCACCCAATTCGAACCCCATTTGTGAGACCTGCCTCTTACTGGCCACCTGCTTCCACAGCCAAAACACAGTGCCCTGTCCACCAACCCACATGGCTTCAGGGCACTCCACCCGGATGAAACTAATAAAGAAAGTCAGAGAG GCACCCAATGGCCTCCCAGCCGTCAGCAGTTTCGTTTCCGCACCAGCGATGCCTCCCTACGCCACCCCGGCCCAAGTGTCACCTTACATGCCGTACAGTGCCGCTCCATCCAGCTACATGGCGAGCCATGGctggcagcacgctgggggcaccccgctgtccccccacAGCTGCGACATCCCCGCCTCGCTGGCCTTCAAGGGCATGCAGactgccagggagggcagccaCTCCGTCACGGCCTCCGCCCTCTGA
- the PAX9 gene encoding paired box protein Pax-9 isoform X4 encodes MEPAFGEVNQLGGVFVNGRPLPNAIRLRIVELAQLGIRPCDISRQLRVSHGCVSKILARYNETGSILPGAIGGSKPRVTTPTVVKHIRTYKQRDPGIFAWEIRDRLLADGVCDKYNVPSVSSISRILRNKIGNLSQQSHYESYKQHQPPPQPALSYNHIYPYPSPIAAAGAKVSTPPGVPAIPSAMAMPRTWPSSHSVTDILGIRSITDQVNDTSPYPSPKVEEWSSLGRNSFHPPTQHAVNGLEKSSLEQEAKYSQAPNGLPAVSSFVSAPAMPPYATPAQVSPYMPYSAAPSSYMASHGWQHAGGTPLSPHSCDIPASLAFKGMQTAREGSHSVTASAL; translated from the exons ATGG AACCTGCCTTCGGGGAAGTGAACCAGCTCGGGGGGGTGTTTGTCAACGGGAGACCCCTGCCCAATGCCATCAGGCTGCGGATTGTGGAACTGGCGCAACTGGGTATCAGGCCGTGTGACATCAGCCGGCAGCTCCGCGTTTCCCACGGCTGTGTCAGCAAAATCCTGGCTCGCTACAACGAGACCGGCTCCATCCTACCGGGGGCTATCGGCGGCAGCAAGCCTCGGGTCACCACTCCCACGGTGGTAAAACATATCCGGACCTACAAACAAAGGGATCCGGGCATCTTCGCCTGGGAGATCCGGGATCGCCTGCTGGCCGATGGCGTGTGTGACAAGTACAACGTGCCGTCGGTTAGCTCCATCAGCCGCATCCTCCGGAACAAAATCGGGAACCTGTCTCAGCAGAGTCACTACGAGTCTTACAAGCAGCACCAGCCGCCCCCACAGCCTGCTCTGTCCTACAACCACATCTACCCCTACCCCAGCCCCATCGCTGCTGCAGGAGCCAAGGTGTCCACACCTCCCGGAGTGCCGGCGATCCCCAGCGCCATGGCCATGCCCAGGACGTGGCCGTCCTCTCACTCGGTGACGGACATCCTGGGGATCCGGTCCATCACAGACCAAG TGAATGACACTTCGCCTTACCCCAGCCCCAAGGTGGAGGAATGGAGCAGCTTGGGCCGAAACAGCTTCCACCCGCCGACCCAGCATGCCGTGAACGGGTTGGAGAAGAGCTCCCTCGAGCAGGAGGCCAAGTACAGCCAG GCACCCAATGGCCTCCCAGCCGTCAGCAGTTTCGTTTCCGCACCAGCGATGCCTCCCTACGCCACCCCGGCCCAAGTGTCACCTTACATGCCGTACAGTGCCGCTCCATCCAGCTACATGGCGAGCCATGGctggcagcacgctgggggcaccccgctgtccccccacAGCTGCGACATCCCCGCCTCGCTGGCCTTCAAGGGCATGCAGactgccagggagggcagccaCTCCGTCACGGCCTCCGCCCTCTGA